A single Nicotiana tabacum cultivar K326 chromosome 5, ASM71507v2, whole genome shotgun sequence DNA region contains:
- the LOC107760190 gene encoding uncharacterized protein LOC107760190 codes for MAMQAGVGLTKIVFIVGAGYTGTLLFKNGKLSDVIGELQNLVKSYEKSGESDGGESDVIAAQVRRLALEVRQLASARPITVLNGSSSGDWTSLIVPAAAVGALGYGYMWWKGLSFSDLMYVTKKNMATAVSNLTKHLEHVSDALAATKKHLTQRIENVDGKLDEQMEISKLLRNEVNGVRGDLSKIDCDLDELKGLVYGLDGKLLSLEGKQDLTNAGVMYLCDFISGKRVKMPETLQEQLKTVGNSIPSLMGLKELADSSPQAMNSIYITEIAQDGTDKLLEPPRPLLRTASIRC; via the exons ATGGCTATGCAAGCTGGAGTAGGCTTAACTAAGATCGTATTTATCGTCGGAGCag GGTATACAGGTACTTTGCTTTTCAAAAACGGTAAATTATCTGATGTGATAGGCGAGCTTCAG AATTTGGTCAAAAGTTATGAAAAATCAGGGGAATCAGATGGTGGAGAATCGGATGTCATTGCTGCACAG GTTCGTAGGTTGGCACTGGAGGTTCGACAGTTGGCTTCGGCACGACCAATTACTGTTCTAAATGGAAGTTCTAGCG GTGACTGGACATCTCTGATAGTGCCAGCTGCTGCAGTGGGTGCCTTAGGTTATGGATACATGTGGTGGAAG GGTCTGTCATTCTCGGACCTTATGTATGTAACAAAAAAGAATATGGCAACTGCTGTTTCAAATCTGACAAAACATCTGGAGCATGTCTCTGATGCTCTTGCT GCCACAAAGAAGCATTTGACACAGCGAATTGAGAACGTGGATGGGAAATTGGATGAGCAAATGGAGATATCAAAACTATTAAGGAATGAG GTTAATGGTGTGCGTGGTGATCTATCCAAGATTGATTGTGATTTGGATGAATTAAAAGGGTTGGTTTATGGTCTG GATGGCAAGCTACTATCCTTGGAAGGCAAGCAG GACCTTACAAATGCTGGTGTCATGTACCTGTGCGATTTTATCAGCGGGAAAAGGGTGAAGATGCCTGAAACACTGCAG GAACAACTTAAAACCGTGGGCAACTCTATTCCTAGTCTAATG GGCCTTAAAGAACTTGCTGACTCCTCACCGCAAGCAATGAACAGCATATATATTACAGAAATTGCTCAAGATGGTACTGATAAGTTATTAGAGCCACCTAGGCCCCTATTGAG GACGGCCTCTATCAGGTGCTGA